A stretch of the Myxococcus xanthus genome encodes the following:
- a CDS encoding 3'-5' exonuclease, whose translation MLLAHPASDTTPVSTLRPPLFPSLPPHLRTLAFIDLETTGLDASRHEVLEVAVLRVDARSLKVLAEYEARVQPTRLADAHPEALAVCGYSDEEWRDALPLQEVLATATPLLAGTLVAGHNTSFDWGFLVESYRRSELALPSVDYHRLDTASLAWPLLATGEVESLSLNALAKRFGLHRPTPHRAMADARCALEVARCLAVRMARGGHMERLMEESGGVS comes from the coding sequence ATGCTGCTCGCTCATCCTGCTTCCGACACCACTCCTGTCTCTACTCTCCGCCCGCCGCTGTTCCCCAGCCTCCCTCCGCACCTGCGGACGCTCGCCTTCATCGACCTGGAGACGACTGGGTTGGACGCCTCCCGGCACGAGGTGCTGGAGGTGGCGGTGCTTCGCGTCGATGCTCGCAGCCTCAAGGTGCTGGCGGAGTACGAGGCCCGCGTGCAGCCCACCCGGCTGGCCGACGCCCACCCCGAGGCCCTGGCCGTGTGCGGCTACTCCGACGAGGAGTGGCGGGACGCGCTGCCGCTCCAGGAAGTCTTGGCCACCGCGACGCCGCTCTTGGCGGGCACCCTCGTGGCCGGCCACAACACCAGCTTCGACTGGGGCTTCCTCGTCGAGTCGTATCGCCGGTCCGAGTTGGCCCTGCCCAGCGTCGACTACCACCGCCTCGACACCGCCAGCCTCGCGTGGCCGCTGCTCGCCACGGGCGAGGTGGAGTCCCTCTCTCTCAACGCCCTGGCCAAGCGCTTCGGCCTCCATCGGCCGACGCCTCACCGTGCCATGGCGGACGCTCGCTGCGCGCTAGAGGTGGCCCGCTGCCTCGCGGTGCGCATGGCCCGGGGCGGCCACATGGAGCGGCTGATGGAGGAGTCGGGAGGTGTCTCGTGA
- a CDS encoding NUMOD4 motif-containing HNH endonuclease, whose translation MSTSSLSPHDEEWRPVPGFDGWYEVSNLGRVRSWRTRAKLCCRADSPRVVPGRDRKGYRAVKLTHPVLGKIAVGVHHLVLAAFVGPRPHGLICDHINANRSDNRSENLRWVTAPENIRHAAALGRMDGRPGARSHSPLTESDVRKIRRLRFTGERLKSLAVQFGVSLTTVSTIGRGRTWKEVQP comes from the coding sequence GTGAGCACGTCTTCGCTTTCACCGCATGACGAGGAGTGGCGCCCTGTCCCGGGCTTCGACGGCTGGTATGAGGTGTCGAACCTGGGCCGTGTTCGCAGTTGGAGGACTCGCGCAAAGCTTTGCTGCCGCGCTGACTCCCCACGCGTTGTGCCCGGCCGCGACCGCAAGGGTTACCGAGCCGTGAAGCTGACCCATCCTGTCCTCGGAAAGATAGCGGTTGGAGTGCATCACCTTGTGCTTGCCGCATTCGTGGGTCCCCGTCCGCACGGCCTCATCTGTGACCACATCAACGCGAACCGCAGCGACAACCGCAGCGAGAATCTCCGATGGGTGACCGCCCCAGAGAACATCCGGCACGCCGCTGCTCTCGGAAGGATGGATGGGCGTCCAGGTGCACGTTCCCACTCGCCGCTCACGGAATCGGACGTCCGAAAAATCCGGAGACTCCGCTTCACGGGGGAGCGGCTGAAGAGCCTCGCCGTGCAGTTTGGAGTCAGCCTTACCACCGTGTCCACCATCGGGCGCGGCCGAACCTGGAAGGAGGTACAACCATGA